A single window of Rhodamnia argentea isolate NSW1041297 chromosome 5, ASM2092103v1, whole genome shotgun sequence DNA harbors:
- the LOC115743650 gene encoding uncharacterized aarF domain-containing protein kinase At5g05200, chloroplastic isoform X1 codes for MAVSAIRGVACGRLPHFQFHQSQLQSSSLSRRSKRLLNYRSKGFTVFAQYSQSQDLFSSRLRANIQNLPKLVEDIVQTSINTGPRGALRFAQGIQAVIGVGSEWLADVSKSANSSAGLPTELQLGLLSPIYLRRLFERMGATYIKLGQFVASAPTLFPQEYVEEFQKCFDRAPEVPFQEIQAILREELGRPIDSIYEYVDPTPLASASIAQVHSAKLKGSREDVVIKVLKPGIEDVLVADMNFVYVVARILEFLNPELSRTSLVGVVKDIRESMLEEVDFYKEAANIESFRRYLEVMGLTRQATAPKVYEYCSSKRVLTMERLYGVPLTDLDSISSLVPSPENSLITALNVWFGSLLACETFHADVHAGNLWLLRDGRIGFLDFGIVGRISPKTWAAMEVFLTSIATEEYESMASALMEMGATNKDIDSQAFAKDLEKIFSSIQDLDTELIIATARERSTNATAVSANLVVDERQMNALFLDVVRVSESYGLRFPREFALLMKQLLYFDRYTRLLAPDLNMLQDQRISIVSNRRSNYRDRFN; via the exons ATGGCGGTCTCAGCGATTAGGGGCGTCGCCTGTGGGCGTTTGCCTCACTTTCAGTTTCATCAATCCCAG TTGCAGAGTTCGAGCTTATCTCGGCGTTCAAAGAGGCTGCTGAATTACCGCTCAAAGGGGTTCACTGTCTTTGCTCAGTACTCCCAATCGCAGGATCTTTTCTCTTCACGCCTTCGGG CCAACATTCAAAACTTGCCCAAGTTGGTGGAAGACATTGTCCAGACATCTATCAATACCGGTCCACGTGGAGCATTGAGGTTTGCACAAGGTATTCAAGCAGTGATTGGAGTCGGCAGCGAGTGGCTAGCAGATGTATCCAAG TCCGCAAATTCTTCAGCTGGATTGCCCACTGAGTTGCAGCTTGGGTTACTTTCCCCTATTTATTTGAGGAGATTGTTTGAACGCATGGGAGCAACTTATATTAAATTGGGTCAG ttcgtTGCATCTGCTCCCACATTGTTCCCTCAAGAATATGTTGAGGAATTTCAGAAGTGTTTCGACAGAGCTCCTGAAGTTCCTTTTCAGGAGATCCAAGCCATCCTGCGTGAAGAACTTGGGAGACCAATAGATAGTATTTATGAATATGTTGACCCAACACCACTTGCCTCAGCCTCAATAGCTCAG GTTCACAGTGCAAAGCTCAAAGGCTCTAGGGAGGATGTAGTTATAAAGGTTTTGAAACCGGGAATAGAGGATGTACTGGTGGCTGACATGAACTTCGTGTATGTTGTGGCACGCATACTGGAGTTTCTAAATCCGGAACTCAGCCGTACATCTCTG GTGGGTGTTGTAAAAGACATTCGTGAATCAATGCTAGAAGAAGTAGACTTCTATAAGGAGGCTGCAAATATTGAAAGCTTCAGGAGATATTTGGAAGTAATGGGGCTCACTAGACAGGCTACAGCACCGAAAGTTTACGAATATTGCAGCAGCAAACGGGTTTTGACAATGGAGAGGCTCTATGGTGTTCCTCTTACCGATCTTGATTCCATCAGTTCCCTTGTTCCTAGTCCTGAAAACAGTCTTATAACTGCGCTTAATGTGTG GTTTGGGAGTCTGCTTGCCTGTGAGACCTTCCATGCAGATGTGCATGCGGGCAATCTTTGGTTGTTGCGGGACGGTCGTATTGGATTTCTTGATTTTG GAATTGTTGGACGCATATCTCCAAAGACATGGGCAGCTATGGAAGTGTTTCTAACATCAATAGCTACTGAAGAATATGAGTCAATGGCATCTGCTTTGATGGAAATGGGAGCCACAAACAAAGACATTGACTCACAGGCATTCGCCAAGGACTtggaaaagatattttcatcaatTCAG GATTTAGATACAGAACTCATAATCGCAACAGCTCGGGAAAGATCAACAAATGCCACTGCTGTCTCAGCAAATCTGGTTGTTGATGAGAGGCAGATGAATGCACTCTTTCTTGATGTG GTGCGGGTTAGTGAATCATACGGGCTAAGATTTCCTCGGGAATTTGCACTGCTCATGAAGCAGCTTCTTTATTTTGACCGTTATACGCGTTTGTTGGCACCTGACCTCAACATGCTGCAAGACCAGAGGATCTCCATCGTCTCCAATCGCAGAAGCAACTACAGAGACCGTTTTAATTAA
- the LOC115743743 gene encoding WRKY transcription factor 55-like, with protein sequence MEDETKLLILQGCKLARDLESKLPTLANQPQISATQTCEAIIRTFASALEKLMMSINCKESTEGYQSCFPRLLPDNNWGSGREVGSDRQARANLLFKPEMGGGSWDSEGCATFRGLGGGILSMEVSSDLNRSASSQRSRRRRDEGKKRVITVAAPQMGNTDVPPDDGHTWRKYGQKAILGSIYPRGYYRCTHQKLYQCPAKKQVQRLDDDPRFFEVIYHHDHTCHMSPTAPLFPPPPPPPQAANVVPMDLDLCRFSGSSSTIPVVEGSSSGTLASRYAKEVIEYPVADMATAMFNPGSGNTSNIDMIFHNSRGGK encoded by the exons ATGGAAGATGAGACCAAGTTGCTAATTCTTCAAGGGTGCAAGTTGGCCAGAGACCTTGAATCAAAGCTACCAACCTTGGCAAACCAGCCCCAGATAAGCGCAACCCAGACCTGCGAAGCAATCATAAGAACCTTCGCATCAGCTTTGGAGAAACTGATGATGAGCATCAATTGTAAGGAATCAACTGAAGGTTATCAAAGTTGCTTTCCCAGGTTATTGCCAGACAATAACTGGGGAAGTGGAAGGGAAGTTGGATCAGATCGTCAGGCGAGAGCCAATTTGCTTTTTAAACCTGAGATGGGTGGAGGAAGTTGGGATAGTGAAGGCTGCGCAACATTTAGAGGCCTCGGAGGTGGAATTCTGTCCATGGAGGTTTCATCAGATCTCAACAGATCAGCTTCCTCGCAAAGATCTCGACGGAG GAGGGACGAAGGAAAGAAACGGGTAATCACAGTCGCAGCTCCTCAGATGGGCAACACCGATGTTCCTCCAGACGACGGGCACACTTGGAGAAAATATGGTCAGAAAGCGATTCTCGGATCAATCTATCCAAG GGGTTATTACCGTTGCACCCACCAGAAGTTATACCAGTGCCCGGCCAAGAAGCAAGTGCAGCGGCTCGACGACGATCCTCGCTTCTTTGAAGTAATCTACCACCACGACCACACGTGCCATATGTCCCCGACGGCACCGCTGtttccgccgccgccgccaccaccacaaGCAGCAAATGTTGTTCCGATGGATTTGGATCTATGCAGGTTCAGCGGTTCGAGCAGCACCATCCCGGTGGTCGAAGGCAGCAGCTCAGGCACTTTGGCCTCTCGGTACGCTAAAGAAGTCATTGAGTACCCAGTAGCAGATATGGCAACTGCGATGTTCAATCCCGGGAGCGGCAATACAAGCAACATAGATATGATTTTCCATAACTCCAGGGGAGGAAAATAA
- the LOC115743650 gene encoding uncharacterized aarF domain-containing protein kinase At5g05200, chloroplastic isoform X2, whose amino-acid sequence MAVSAIRGVACGRLPHFQFHQSQSSSLSRRSKRLLNYRSKGFTVFAQYSQSQDLFSSRLRANIQNLPKLVEDIVQTSINTGPRGALRFAQGIQAVIGVGSEWLADVSKSANSSAGLPTELQLGLLSPIYLRRLFERMGATYIKLGQFVASAPTLFPQEYVEEFQKCFDRAPEVPFQEIQAILREELGRPIDSIYEYVDPTPLASASIAQVHSAKLKGSREDVVIKVLKPGIEDVLVADMNFVYVVARILEFLNPELSRTSLVGVVKDIRESMLEEVDFYKEAANIESFRRYLEVMGLTRQATAPKVYEYCSSKRVLTMERLYGVPLTDLDSISSLVPSPENSLITALNVWFGSLLACETFHADVHAGNLWLLRDGRIGFLDFGIVGRISPKTWAAMEVFLTSIATEEYESMASALMEMGATNKDIDSQAFAKDLEKIFSSIQDLDTELIIATARERSTNATAVSANLVVDERQMNALFLDVVRVSESYGLRFPREFALLMKQLLYFDRYTRLLAPDLNMLQDQRISIVSNRRSNYRDRFN is encoded by the exons ATGGCGGTCTCAGCGATTAGGGGCGTCGCCTGTGGGCGTTTGCCTCACTTTCAGTTTCATCAATCCCAG AGTTCGAGCTTATCTCGGCGTTCAAAGAGGCTGCTGAATTACCGCTCAAAGGGGTTCACTGTCTTTGCTCAGTACTCCCAATCGCAGGATCTTTTCTCTTCACGCCTTCGGG CCAACATTCAAAACTTGCCCAAGTTGGTGGAAGACATTGTCCAGACATCTATCAATACCGGTCCACGTGGAGCATTGAGGTTTGCACAAGGTATTCAAGCAGTGATTGGAGTCGGCAGCGAGTGGCTAGCAGATGTATCCAAG TCCGCAAATTCTTCAGCTGGATTGCCCACTGAGTTGCAGCTTGGGTTACTTTCCCCTATTTATTTGAGGAGATTGTTTGAACGCATGGGAGCAACTTATATTAAATTGGGTCAG ttcgtTGCATCTGCTCCCACATTGTTCCCTCAAGAATATGTTGAGGAATTTCAGAAGTGTTTCGACAGAGCTCCTGAAGTTCCTTTTCAGGAGATCCAAGCCATCCTGCGTGAAGAACTTGGGAGACCAATAGATAGTATTTATGAATATGTTGACCCAACACCACTTGCCTCAGCCTCAATAGCTCAG GTTCACAGTGCAAAGCTCAAAGGCTCTAGGGAGGATGTAGTTATAAAGGTTTTGAAACCGGGAATAGAGGATGTACTGGTGGCTGACATGAACTTCGTGTATGTTGTGGCACGCATACTGGAGTTTCTAAATCCGGAACTCAGCCGTACATCTCTG GTGGGTGTTGTAAAAGACATTCGTGAATCAATGCTAGAAGAAGTAGACTTCTATAAGGAGGCTGCAAATATTGAAAGCTTCAGGAGATATTTGGAAGTAATGGGGCTCACTAGACAGGCTACAGCACCGAAAGTTTACGAATATTGCAGCAGCAAACGGGTTTTGACAATGGAGAGGCTCTATGGTGTTCCTCTTACCGATCTTGATTCCATCAGTTCCCTTGTTCCTAGTCCTGAAAACAGTCTTATAACTGCGCTTAATGTGTG GTTTGGGAGTCTGCTTGCCTGTGAGACCTTCCATGCAGATGTGCATGCGGGCAATCTTTGGTTGTTGCGGGACGGTCGTATTGGATTTCTTGATTTTG GAATTGTTGGACGCATATCTCCAAAGACATGGGCAGCTATGGAAGTGTTTCTAACATCAATAGCTACTGAAGAATATGAGTCAATGGCATCTGCTTTGATGGAAATGGGAGCCACAAACAAAGACATTGACTCACAGGCATTCGCCAAGGACTtggaaaagatattttcatcaatTCAG GATTTAGATACAGAACTCATAATCGCAACAGCTCGGGAAAGATCAACAAATGCCACTGCTGTCTCAGCAAATCTGGTTGTTGATGAGAGGCAGATGAATGCACTCTTTCTTGATGTG GTGCGGGTTAGTGAATCATACGGGCTAAGATTTCCTCGGGAATTTGCACTGCTCATGAAGCAGCTTCTTTATTTTGACCGTTATACGCGTTTGTTGGCACCTGACCTCAACATGCTGCAAGACCAGAGGATCTCCATCGTCTCCAATCGCAGAAGCAACTACAGAGACCGTTTTAATTAA
- the LOC115743652 gene encoding probable RNA-binding protein EIF1AD isoform X2 encodes MKGGRKNLQWAAKEREVTLQDGQSIVQAVSHRGSNLVEVMDAQGNKLLALIPAKIQKKYWIGRGTFVVVDDSGKEKALESGSKVGCLVSRVLFYEQVRELKKSPDWPEAFKSSMDSSSEKVLALDNSCIHKKDPNSNDGDNDNDDKDDDEEDDIG; translated from the exons ATGAAAGGAGGGCGGAAGAATCTGCAGTGGGCTGCAAAGGAACGAGAGGTTACTCTGCAAGATGGACAAAGCATCGTGCAAGCTGTTTCCCACCGAGGTTCCAATCTCGTCGAG GTGATGGATGCGCAAGGCAACAAACTTCTGGCGCTGATCCCAGCTAAAATCCAAAAGAAATATTGGATTGGACGAG GGACATTCGTTGTGGTTGATGACAGTGGCAAGGAAAAGGCACTTGAATCAGGTAGCAAAGTGGGATGTCTTGTTTCTCGAGTTCTGTTCTATGAGCAAGTGCGTGAGCTCAAGAAGTCTCCAGATTG GCCTGAAGCTTTCAAATCCTCTATGGACTCATCGAGTGAGAAGGTGCTTGCACTTGATAACTCTTGCATACATAAGAAGGATCCCAACTCAAATGACGGTGATAACGATAATGATGACAAAGACGACGAtgaggaggatgat ATAGGTTAA
- the LOC115743787 gene encoding probable WRKY transcription factor 70, with product MGTFWVEGSSSTNSSKSRAIRELVDGRESAIRLKTLLCKPSGNNGSLSADELVVKILRSFTESLSALSSCEHSEVREDMSPQMVGFGSGCDDQGSEHSGESRKRPGLKDGRGCYKRRKESETFTTISSTKDDGHAWRKYGQKDILNSTFPRCYFRCTHKHDQGCRATKQVQKMEDDPKVYQITYIGNHTCREITRAPQMITDSDPWESSYPPSRNNSDTKPLINSQQSFPLCSARNSIKKEEEPALVKEDTTTTTTSDLTDNLPSFDSILPPELMGFESSDPTAMYLSCADGSPHGFLDMDPMGRLGFDGEFPFYENVLFS from the exons ATGGGAACTTTTTGGGTCGAGGGATCATCATCGACCAACAGTAGCAAGAGTAGAGCGATCAGAGAGCTCGTCGATGGCCGCGAATCGGCCATCCGGCTCAAGACCCTTCTCTGTAAACCCTCTGGGAATAATGGGTCTCTCTCGGCCGACGAGCTTGTCGTGAAGATCTTGAGATCTTTCACCGAGAGTCTCTCTGCTTTGAGTTCTTGTGAACATAGTGAGGTTCGCGAGGACATGTCGCCCCAAATGGTTGGCTTCGGCTCCGGTTGTGACGATCAGGGGTCTGAACATTCCGGCGAGAGTAGGAAGAGGCCGGGCTTGAAAGACGGGAGAGGTTGCTATAAGAGAAG AAAGGAGTCTGAAACATTCACAACAATTTCTTCCACCAAGGATGATGGTCATGCTTGGAGAAAGTACGGCCAAAAGGACATTCTCAATTCCACATTCCCAag ATGCTACTTCAGGTGCACCCACAAGCATGACCAAGGTTGCAGAGCTACCAAGCAAGTCCAGAAAATGGAGGACGATCCCAAAGTGTACCAAATCACATACATTGGCAATCACACATGCAGAGAGATCACGAGGGCGCCACAGATGATCACGGATTCTGATCCTTGGGAATCCTCTTACCCTCCCTCCCGCAACAATTCGGACACAAAGCCTCTGATTAATTCTCAGCAAAGTTTTCCCCTCTGCTCGGCTAGAAACAGCatcaagaaagaagaggaaccGGCGCTAGTTAAGGAAGACACCACAACAACCACCACGAGCGACTTGACGGACAACCTTCCGTCCTTCGATTCAATTTTGCCTCCGGAACTGATGGGTTTCGAGTCATCTGACCCGACCGCCATGTACCTGTCTTGTGCGGATGGTAGTCCGCACGGTTTTCTGGACATGGACCCGATGGGACGACTCGGTTTTGATGGCGAGTTTCCATTTTATGAGAACGTGCTCTTCTCCTAG
- the LOC115743652 gene encoding probable RNA-binding protein EIF1AD isoform X1 gives MKGGRKNLQWAAKEREVTLQDGQSIVQAVSHRGSNLVEVMDAQGNKLLALIPAKIQKKYWIGRGTFVVVDDSGKEKALESGSKVGCLVSRVLFYEQVRELKKSPDWPEAFKSSMDSSSEKVLALDNSCIHKKDPNSNDGDNDNDDKDDDEEDDDEDGLPPLEPNTNRLRPAELQHEESDSDSGSDSDSAS, from the exons ATGAAAGGAGGGCGGAAGAATCTGCAGTGGGCTGCAAAGGAACGAGAGGTTACTCTGCAAGATGGACAAAGCATCGTGCAAGCTGTTTCCCACCGAGGTTCCAATCTCGTCGAG GTGATGGATGCGCAAGGCAACAAACTTCTGGCGCTGATCCCAGCTAAAATCCAAAAGAAATATTGGATTGGACGAG GGACATTCGTTGTGGTTGATGACAGTGGCAAGGAAAAGGCACTTGAATCAGGTAGCAAAGTGGGATGTCTTGTTTCTCGAGTTCTGTTCTATGAGCAAGTGCGTGAGCTCAAGAAGTCTCCAGATTG GCCTGAAGCTTTCAAATCCTCTATGGACTCATCGAGTGAGAAGGTGCTTGCACTTGATAACTCTTGCATACATAAGAAGGATCCCAACTCAAATGACGGTGATAACGATAATGATGACAAAGACGACGAtgaggaggatgatgatgaggatggACTTCCGCCGTTAGAGCCAAATACTAATAGGTTAAGACCAGCGGAGTTGCAGCATGAAGAATCAGATTCCGATTCGGGTTCAGATTCAGATTCAGCTTCTTGA
- the LOC115743651 gene encoding rhodanese-like domain-containing protein 7, with product MIITGLSFNSPWLNPWGCRVHEVHHHLLRNRERPLGEELAKTKSHAHRPGQERGVLRLDMAVPVLKHRIPPLRFLGMLSSLPLNPTLVRFASRGLTRSSSSRLRLPQLKSRPGTPSRRHCPISCSARSGMTLPKSFSGSTADPIPVAGTPQVDDPGAEPDPPALVVVSFYKFADFPDHAELRKPLKDLCEQLRVSGGIILAPEGINGSICGTRESVERVLGFIQSDERLNGLRQIESPVSPEDEALHHGHSSSSPLAAGEDAPFRWDHVRVKLKREIVSLGMPSVSPIERVGKYVNPRDWNALISDPDTVVIDVRNNYETRIGKFKGAVDPCTTAFREFPAWVDNQFQPPELDGEQMKLAEEHGSSANTDQQAELPKERVPRVAMYCTGGIRCEKASSFLLSKGFKQVYHLKGGIMKYLEEVPKSESLWEGECFVFDKRVSVEHGLAQGTFNLCYGCKQPVSDADMLSPEWEYAVSCPYCYSSKSEEEKERARARQRQFETWDIIGGPHKGRRPIASSDKNKSTIHRHSSSV from the exons ATGATCATCACTGGGCTCAGTTTCAACAGTCCTTGGTTGAATCCATGGGGCTGTCGAGTTCATGAAGTCCACCACCACCTCTTGCGAAACAGGGAGCGCCCACTGGGTGAAGAACTCGCGAAGACGAAGAGCCATGCCCACCGCCCAGGCCAAGAACGTGGGGTGCTGCGGCTAGATATGGCTGTGCCTGTGCTCAAGCACAGAATTCCTCCATTGCGCTTCCTGGGGATGCTCTCATCCCTTCCCTTGAATCCCACGCTCGTCCGCTTCGCGTCTCGGGGCCTCACCCGAAGCTCCTCCTCGCGGCTCCGTCTTCCTCAACTTAAAAGCCGCCCGGGAACCCCCTCTCGTCGTCACTGTCCCATCTCCTGTTCCGCTAGGAGCGGCATGACTCTCCCCAAAAGCTTCTCCGGGTCGACCGCCGATCCCATTCCTGTCGCGGGCACCCCCCAGGTGGACGACCCGGGAGCCGAGCCCGACCCGCCAGCCCTCGTGGTGGTTTCGTTCTACAAGTTCGCGGATTTCCCCGATCACGCCGAGCTGCGGAAGCCCTTGAAGGATCTCTGCGAGCAACTG CGTGTCTCAGGTGGTATTATCCTTGCACCAGAAGGGATCAATGGGAGCATATGTGGAACCCGCGAATCAGTAGAAAGAGTTCTTGGATTCATTCAGAGTGATGAACGTCTAAATGGGCTTAGACAAATAGAATCTCCTGTGAGTCCTGAAGATGAAGCTCTCCACCATGGACATAGTAGCAGCTCTCCTCTTGCAGCGGGGGAAGATGCCCCCTTCCGTTGGGATCACGTGAgagtcaaattaaaaagagag ATTGTTTCTCTTGGAATGCCTAGTGTCTCACCTATTGAGAGGGTTGGGAAGTATGTAAATCCAAGGGATTGGAACGCACTGATTAGTGATCCAGATACG GTAGTGATTGATGTGCGGAATAACTATGAGACAAGAATTGGGAAGTTCAAAGGAGCAGTTGACCCATGCACCACGGCTTTCCGAGAGTTTCCAGCTTGGGTGGATAATCAGTTCCAACCTCCTGAATTGGATGGGGAGCAGATGAAATTGGCCGAAGAACATGGTTCTAGTGCAAATACTGATCAGCAAGCAgaacttccaaaagaaagaGTGCCTCGGGTGGCAATGTATTGTACGGGAGGAATTCGATGTGAGAAAGCTTCAAGTTTCCTCCTGAGTAAGGGTTTCAAACAG GTCTATCATCTGAAAGGTGGAATAATGAAATATCTTGAGGAGGTTCCAAAGAGCGAGAGCCTCTGGGAAGGTGAGTGTTTCGTGTTTGACAAGAGAGTTTCGGTCGAACATGGTTTGGCGCAGGGAACTTTCAATCTCTGCTATGGGTGCAAACAACCAGTGAGTGATGCTGATATGTTATCACCAGAGTGGGAGTATGCCGTTTCTTGTCCATACTGTTACTCTTCCAaatcagaagaagaaaaggaaagggcgAGAGCTCGGCAAAGGCAATTTGAGACGTGGGACATCATCGGAGGTCCTCACAAGGGTCGACGGCCAATCGCAAGCTCCGACAAGAATAAGAGCACCATTCACAGACATTCAAGTTCAGTTTAG